Proteins encoded within one genomic window of Aquarana catesbeiana isolate 2022-GZ linkage group LG03, ASM4218655v1, whole genome shotgun sequence:
- the LOC141133761 gene encoding E3 ubiquitin-protein ligase TRIM11-like, giving the protein MASGDLRAELECSVCLNIYTDPVILKCGHNFCRVCIDRVLDTQGGSGGYSCPECREKFPDRPALQKNMKLRNIAETFLSAQPDREESGVFCTHCVDSPVPAVRSCLHCEVSLCDKHLRVHKKSPEHILCDPILSMESRKCSVHKKILEYYCTEDETCICISCCMIGGHKGHEMKSLDEASEKKKETLRNVLQKLLTKREETEERVQSLQEHRRKVEEEAAGDTERVTALFRDLRRRLEDLEKRILRDISGRAERISISIRDLEIKKEELSRKMRHIEELCNMTDPLTVLQESDTGDLCDTEDGDNEDRERHEELLHDGGGLDVAGVLHTGLSDIITEVNVYFYIQGAADISLDGNTAHKYLQISDDRKTVSRSDINQNHPETPERFLYWSQVLSSQSFSSGRHYWDVDVGGSESWVVGMCYPSIERRGFQSKIGCNNNSWGLVRTGNHYKVIHDSNKILLPTNLSSNRVRIYLDYEAGQISFYDLCDPIRHLHTFATTFTEPLQAGIRVWRGCLKICGGNQEM; this is encoded by the coding sequence atggcgtctggtgatctgagagctgagctggaatgttccgtctgtctgaacatttataccgaTCCTGTAATCCTGAAATGTggtcacaacttctgccgggtctgtattgatcgtgtgctggatacacagggggggtctggaggatattcctgtcctgaatgtagagagaagtttccggatcggcctgcactgcagaaGAACATGAAACTACGTAACATAGCAGAgactttcctgtctgctcagccagatcgggaggagtccggggtcttctgtactcactgtgtggactctcctgtacctgctgttagatcctgtctgcactgtgaggtttcgctgtgtgataaacacctaagagtccacaaaaagtccccagaacacatcttatgtgaccccatcttgtccatggagagcaggaaatgctccgtccataagaagatcctggagtattactgcactgaggatgagaccTGTATCTGTATTTCTTGTTGTATGATTGGAGGACATAAAGGACATGAGATGAAGTCACtagatgaggcttctgagaagaagaaggagacactgaggaatgttctgcagaaacttctgacaaagagagaggagacggaggaaagagtccagagtctgcaggaacacaggaggaaagtagaagaagaagcagctggtgacaccgagagagtcactgccctgtttagagatctcaggagacgtctggaagacctggagaagagaatcctgagggacatctccgggagggcagagcggatctccatctccatccgggatctggaaataaagaaggaggagctgtccaggaagatgcgtcacattgaggagctgtgtaacatgacggatccactgactgtcttacaggaatcagacacaggtgacttgtgtgatactgaggatggagataatgaggacagagagagacatgaggaactcctccatgatggagggggtctggatgtggcgggggtcttacacacaggtttatctgatataataacagaggtaaatgtatacttctatatacagggagctgcagacatatcACTGGATGGAAACACAGCTCATAAATatctacagatatcagatgacaggaaaactgtatccaggtcagatATAAACCAGAAtcacccagaaacaccagagagatttctgTATTGgtctcaggtgttgagcagtcagagtttctcctcagggagacattactgggatgtggatgtcgggggatcagagAGCTGggtagtcgggatgtgttaccccagtatagagaggagaggattTCAGTCAAAGATTGGATGTAATAACAATtcctggggattggtcaggactgGTAATCACTATAAGGTGATACATGACAGTAATAAGATCCTCTTACCCACCaatctctccagtaacagagtcaggatatatctagattatgaggccgggcagatctccttttatgatctgtgtgacccgatccgacatctccacaccttcgccaccaccttcactgagcccctccaggCTGGGATACGTGTATGGAGAGGATGTCTAAAAATATGTGGGGGGAATCAAGAGATGTGA